The Nostoc sp. 'Lobaria pulmonaria (5183) cyanobiont' genome window below encodes:
- a CDS encoding tyrosine-type recombinase/integrase produces the protein MRETVNLPKVTVIAITDWVIARGGDISSSRPLFTSIDFQNAGHRLTGDGIYKIVKHLFKRAGVEKTMSSHRCRHSAITAVLEKTDGNVRKA, from the coding sequence ATCCGAGAGACAGTCAATCTGCCAAAAGTCACTGTGATAGCTATTACTGACTGGGTGATTGCCCGTGGTGGCGATATATCCTCGTCCCGTCCGTTGTTTACTTCGATTGACTTCCAAAATGCTGGTCACAGGTTAACCGGGGATGGCATTTATAAAATAGTCAAGCATTTATTTAAACGAGCTGGTGTAGAAAAAACTATGTCATCACACCGTTGCCGCCATAGTGCCATCACTGCCGTACTTGAAAAGACTGATGGGAATGTGCGGAAAGCTTAG
- a CDS encoding HNH endonuclease has translation MQCIICKKDKPHDKFTEEHIFPDSIGGNIILDCVCKECNDFLGHSVDSNLVNHVFVQFNRLALKIAGKSGKIPNPLAEGYINDSQEKIQYIFNNSGIPKELRIFPKIQIFSGDNGILEIQIDADVKDRDKLTSIINKKLKRLGLDDLSKEEKQKIENAQPLPGERPLIRKTIAIDIFRYKRAIIKIAYELAYYWLGATYLNDEIGELLRLSIMDNSLEGLWLKKYPINAHIDLIGEKPIFPYWTDEKDHHIGLIQRFDSNLICCIKIFNIFQGIIIISKNAHLYPTFINKFIAINAQTQESRESDLETELLKIIESIITYSGI, from the coding sequence ATGCAGTGCATTATATGTAAAAAAGATAAGCCTCACGACAAATTTACTGAAGAACATATATTTCCTGACAGTATCGGAGGAAATATCATATTAGATTGTGTCTGTAAAGAATGTAATGATTTCCTCGGTCATTCAGTAGACTCAAATCTTGTTAACCATGTATTTGTTCAATTTAATCGTCTTGCCTTGAAGATAGCTGGTAAATCGGGAAAGATACCAAATCCATTAGCGGAAGGATATATTAATGATAGCCAGGAGAAAATTCAATATATATTTAATAATTCTGGGATACCTAAAGAACTAAGAATATTTCCAAAAATCCAGATTTTTTCTGGAGATAACGGAATATTAGAAATTCAAATTGATGCTGACGTAAAAGACAGAGATAAGTTAACATCCATTATTAATAAAAAATTAAAAAGATTAGGCTTAGATGATTTATCTAAGGAAGAAAAACAAAAAATTGAAAATGCTCAACCCCTCCCTGGCGAACGACCTCTAATTCGTAAAACTATTGCTATAGACATATTCCGTTATAAACGAGCAATTATAAAAATTGCATATGAATTAGCTTATTACTGGCTTGGAGCTACTTATCTCAATGATGAAATTGGAGAGTTATTAAGGTTGAGTATCATGGATAATTCTCTAGAAGGACTTTGGTTAAAGAAATATCCAATTAATGCTCATATTGACTTGATTGGAGAAAAACCAATTTTCCCGTATTGGACAGATGAGAAAGACCATCATATTGGTCTAATACAAAGATTCGATAGTAACCTAATATGCTGTATAAAAATATTTAATATATTTCAAGGAATAATTATTATTAGTAAAAATGCACATTTATATCCTACTTTTATAAATAAATTTATAGCTATTAATGCACAAACACAAGAATCACGGGAATCAGACCTGGAAACAGAATTATTAAAAATTATAGAGTCAATTATTACATATTCGGGAATATAA
- a CDS encoding DUF4112 domain-containing protein has product MSDSPPRFSMIEPDAKAPTLKRLRQLSRLLDNAITIPGTKIGFGLDPILGLIPIGGDFLGIMFSSYIILEAARLGVSRATLSKMVLNVIIDALVGAVPVLGDFFDFAWKANTNNIKLLEEHLKFPSEQKSTDRWFIFAVLAGLLLISIALVALPVILIRILWNAFSGG; this is encoded by the coding sequence ATGTCTGATTCTCCTCCTCGATTTTCGATGATTGAACCTGATGCCAAAGCACCCACTTTGAAGCGCCTGCGTCAGTTAAGTCGGCTGTTGGATAATGCTATTACCATTCCTGGCACAAAAATTGGTTTTGGTCTAGATCCAATTTTAGGACTCATACCGATTGGTGGTGATTTTTTGGGAATAATGTTTTCTAGCTACATTATTCTAGAAGCAGCACGGCTAGGCGTATCTAGAGCCACTCTAAGTAAAATGGTTTTGAACGTAATCATTGATGCCTTAGTAGGCGCTGTCCCAGTTTTGGGAGACTTTTTTGATTTTGCCTGGAAAGCTAACACTAATAATATCAAGCTCTTGGAAGAACACTTAAAGTTTCCCAGCGAGCAAAAAAGTACAGACAGGTGGTTTATCTTTGCCGTTTTGGCTGGATTGTTGCTAATCTCTATTGCCTTAGTAGCATTGCCCGTGATCCTAATTAGAATCCTGTGGAACGCCTTTTCAGGTGGTTAA
- a CDS encoding D-alanine--D-alanine ligase family protein — MTKLRVGLLFGGRSGEHEVSINSARAIAKALSAEENASKYEILPFYIQKDGRWLAGEAPEKVLATGSPLLESTESTSEGNLTSNPQAQTLSKWQSPSQVAQVDVWFPILHGPNGEDGTIQGLLTLMQVPFVGSGVLGSAMGMDKIAMKMAFEQAGLAQVKYKAVTRAQVWSNPCVFPKLCDEIEAALGYPAFVKPANLGSSVGIAKVRSRPELEAALDSAASYDRRLVVETGVVAREVECAVLGNDRPQASVIGEIIYDSDFYDYETKYTVNMADLLIPAQLPDAIARQIQDMALQAFAAVDAAGLARVDFFYVEATQEVLINEINTLPGFTTTSMYPQLWAHSGVSFPELVDQLIQLALERHSPS; from the coding sequence ATGACTAAGCTGCGGGTAGGGTTACTGTTTGGCGGTCGTTCGGGAGAACATGAAGTTTCGATCAACTCAGCACGGGCGATCGCTAAAGCCTTGAGTGCAGAGGAAAATGCTAGTAAGTACGAAATACTGCCTTTTTACATCCAAAAAGATGGCCGCTGGCTGGCGGGAGAAGCACCCGAAAAAGTTTTAGCAACCGGCAGTCCGCTGCTGGAATCGACAGAATCAACTTCTGAGGGAAATCTCACATCCAACCCTCAAGCCCAAACCCTGAGCAAGTGGCAATCTCCCTCTCAAGTTGCCCAAGTGGATGTTTGGTTTCCCATTCTCCACGGCCCCAACGGTGAAGACGGGACAATTCAAGGGTTACTCACCTTGATGCAAGTCCCCTTTGTCGGTTCTGGGGTGTTAGGTTCGGCAATGGGAATGGATAAAATTGCCATGAAAATGGCTTTTGAGCAAGCGGGATTAGCACAGGTAAAATACAAGGCGGTAACTAGAGCGCAGGTTTGGTCTAATCCTTGCGTATTTCCAAAACTGTGTGACGAAATTGAGGCAGCATTAGGTTATCCCGCTTTTGTCAAGCCTGCTAATTTGGGTTCATCAGTGGGTATTGCCAAAGTGCGATCGCGCCCAGAATTAGAAGCCGCTTTAGATAGTGCTGCCAGTTATGATCGCCGACTAGTTGTAGAAACTGGTGTCGTCGCTAGAGAAGTCGAGTGCGCCGTTTTAGGTAACGATCGACCCCAAGCCTCTGTCATTGGAGAGATTATATACGACAGTGATTTTTACGACTATGAAACTAAATATACTGTAAATATGGCAGATTTACTGATACCTGCACAACTTCCAGATGCGATCGCTCGTCAAATCCAAGATATGGCTTTGCAAGCTTTTGCCGCTGTTGACGCTGCGGGGTTGGCAAGGGTAGATTTTTTCTACGTGGAAGCAACACAAGAAGTTTTGATTAACGAAATCAATACCTTACCAGGCTTTACTACGACAAGTATGTATCCCCAACTCTGGGCCCATAGTGGAGTCTCCTTTCCAGAATTAGTCGATCAGTTAATTCAACTTGCTCTTGAAAGGCATTCTCCTAGCTGA
- a CDS encoding alpha/beta fold hydrolase: MKDWWQATFPKGRQSLVITDAKGYPVQIAYGEKGRGKPLILLHGMGSWSYNWRHSVAPLSKYYRVICFDAKGFGFSEKPLSRREDNGHQVIEFQRIIQALCDEPAVIVAESLGGLVALALAQENPQLIGRLIVVNVPVFAEQLPHWSMWLLAQTPLEVMQTIDSLRLTYLFAPLFREVMAIERRRVLFDPSILTQEDIYWITYPFTELPGTIAKVAEELQIAAREIENWQANKPNMLTKIQNNLSAIKCPTLVLWGEQDSWFPASHGKKLHQHIPNSKLQILSNCCHDASTGASEVLNKTILEFLQETNF, encoded by the coding sequence ATGAAAGATTGGTGGCAAGCTACTTTTCCCAAAGGGCGGCAAAGTCTAGTTATTACTGATGCTAAAGGCTATCCTGTACAAATTGCTTATGGCGAAAAAGGTAGAGGTAAACCGTTAATTTTATTACATGGCATGGGGAGTTGGAGCTACAATTGGCGCCACAGCGTAGCACCATTATCTAAATATTACCGAGTAATTTGTTTTGATGCCAAAGGTTTTGGTTTTTCCGAAAAACCATTGTCTCGTAGAGAAGACAATGGTCATCAAGTTATTGAGTTTCAAAGAATTATTCAGGCATTATGTGATGAACCCGCAGTGATTGTAGCAGAATCTCTAGGAGGATTAGTTGCCCTTGCTCTTGCTCAAGAAAATCCGCAGTTAATCGGACGGCTTATAGTAGTAAACGTACCTGTTTTTGCCGAACAGCTACCCCATTGGTCTATGTGGTTACTTGCCCAAACGCCCCTAGAAGTAATGCAAACAATTGACTCCTTACGTCTGACATATCTGTTTGCACCTCTATTTAGAGAAGTTATGGCAATAGAAAGACGTAGGGTATTATTCGATCCCTCAATTTTGACGCAGGAAGATATCTATTGGATAACTTACCCATTTACTGAATTGCCTGGTACGATCGCAAAAGTTGCCGAAGAGTTACAAATAGCCGCGCGAGAAATTGAGAATTGGCAAGCAAATAAGCCAAATATGCTCACTAAAATTCAAAATAACCTGAGTGCAATTAAGTGTCCTACACTAGTTTTGTGGGGTGAGCAAGATAGTTGGTTTCCTGCTAGTCATGGTAAAAAATTACATCAACATATCCCCAATTCCAAATTACAGATTTTATCTAACTGCTGTCATGATGCTTCAACTGGGGCTTCTGAGGTGTTGAATAAAACGATTCTTGAGTTTTTACAAGAGACTAACTTCTAA